GATTAAGCTACCCATGACTTTCTTCTCTCAAAAAAGAGTGGGCGAATTAAACAGCCGTATCAGTTCCGATATTACTCAAATTCAAGATACCCTAACTTCTACTATAGCCGAATTCTTAAGACAATTTATTTTAATCATTGGTGGCGTAATTCTATTAGCATCCGAAAGTTTTAAACTAACATTAATGATGTTGGCCGTAGTCCCATTAGTAGCAGTAGCCGCTGTAATCTTCGGAAGATTTATTCGTAAATTCTCTAAAAACGTACAAGACCAAGTAGCCGAAAGCCAAGTTATAGTAGAAGAAACATTACAAGGCATTAGCAACGTAAAAGCCTTCGCCAACGAATGGTACGAAATAGCCCGCTACAAAGGAAAAATAAATGAAATCGTAAAAATCGCTATCAAAGGCGGTCAATACCGTGGTTACTTTGCTTCCTTCATCATCTTCTGCTTATTCGGTTCTATCGTGGCCGTAGTTTGGTATGGAGTAACGCTTAGTATTCAAGGGGAAATGAGTGTAGGTCAATTAATATCATTTGTCCTTTATTCTACATTTGTCGGAGCTTCTTTTGGAGGGATAGCCGAATTGTATGCCCAAATCCAAAAAGCTGTCGGAGCTACAGAAAGAGTCTTTGAACTATTAGAAGAAACACCAGAAAAAATCAACGCAGGTCAAAAACAACCTATCGAAAAAATAAAAGGAAATGTTACTTTCAAAAACGTAGCCTTCTCCTACCCGTCTCGGAAAGAAATTCAAGTCTTAAAAGATGTTAGCTTTTCAGCTAATTTTGGACAAAAAATAGCCATTGTCGGACCAAGTGGCGCTGGTAAATCAACCATTTCAGCACTCTTACTTCGTTTTTATGATATTGATGGAGGCCAAATTTTAATCGATGACAAAAACATCTACGACTACGACCTAGAAAATCTTCGTGGCAACATGAGCATAGTGCCTCAAGATGTAATCCTCTTTGGAGGAAGCATTCGAGAAAATATTGCCTATGGAAAACCCGATGCTACAGAAGAAGAAATATTTAAAGCAGCCAAACAAGCCAACGCCTTAGAGTTTGTCAACGGTTTTCCAGAAAAATTTGATACTTTAGTTGGAGAAAGAGGCATTAAACTCTCAGGTGGACAACGCCAAC
The window above is part of the Flavobacterium sp. N1994 genome. Proteins encoded here:
- a CDS encoding ABC transporter ATP-binding protein, yielding MARFQENDLPKAKINTNSLNKAIQIFKYADHHKWKFYVGLVFLLLTGATALAFPKLMGMLVDCVKNKDTHLTNTIALSLVGILLLQSFFSFFRLSLFVNFTENTLANLRLALYSNLIKLPMTFFSQKRVGELNSRISSDITQIQDTLTSTIAEFLRQFILIIGGVILLASESFKLTLMMLAVVPLVAVAAVIFGRFIRKFSKNVQDQVAESQVIVEETLQGISNVKAFANEWYEIARYKGKINEIVKIAIKGGQYRGYFASFIIFCLFGSIVAVVWYGVTLSIQGEMSVGQLISFVLYSTFVGASFGGIAELYAQIQKAVGATERVFELLEETPEKINAGQKQPIEKIKGNVTFKNVAFSYPSRKEIQVLKDVSFSANFGQKIAIVGPSGAGKSTISALLLRFYDIDGGQILIDDKNIYDYDLENLRGNMSIVPQDVILFGGSIRENIAYGKPDATEEEIFKAAKQANALEFVNGFPEKFDTLVGERGIKLSGGQRQRIAIARALLKNPSILILDEATSSLDSESEKLVQEALETLMKGRTSIIIAHRLATIRNADAILVLNEGAITEQGTHKELLAIDNGIYKNLSNLQFSNS